Below is a window of bacterium DNA.
CAGACACCCCTCGGGGAAGGGGCGGAGGTCTCTATCGTCCCGGCCATGGCCGGAGGTGAAGTTGACCCGGTTTCGTGGACACCTTACTGTTGGGGTAATAGCCCCGGGGGAGGTCCACGATGGGACGGAGGAAGGTGCCCTACCCGCTGGAGTTCCGGGAAGAGGCCGTACGGCTCGTCCGGGAGGGCGGGAAATCGATCGGAGCAGTCGCCAAGGATCTGGGGATCGCCGATCAGTCGCTCTGCAACTGGGTGAAGCAATCGGACCTTGACGCCGGCCGCCTCACCGACGGCCTCACGACCGAAGAGCGTGTCGAGCTCCGCCGCCTCCGCCGTGAAAACCGTGTGCTCCGAGAAGAACGGGAAATCCTGAAAAAAGCCGCCGCCTTCTTCGCGCAGGAGACCCACTCGAAGCCGGGGCGGCCTTCGAGTTCGTAAAGCGAGAGAAGGCCGCACACTCCGTCAGCCATCACTGTCGTGTGCTGGGTGTCTCCCCCAGCGGCTTCTGCGCCTGGCAAGATCGGCCGCTGTCTGCGCGAGCGCAATCCGACGCGGCGTTGCAGGAGCAGATCCAGACGATCTTCACGCGCAGTCGGCGGACCTACGGAGCACCGCGGGTGCACGCCGAGTTGCAGGCCCTGGGCGTGCGGTGCGGCCGCAAGCGCGTGGCCCGGTTGATGCG
It encodes the following:
- a CDS encoding transposase, translating into MGRRKVPYPLEFREEAVRLVREGGKSIGAVAKDLGIADQSLCNWVKQSDLDAGRLTDGLTTEERVELRRLRRENRVLREEREILKKAAAFFAQETHSKPGRPSSS